A region from the Candidatus Electrothrix scaldis genome encodes:
- a CDS encoding ferredoxin: MSEKVVLDQDECIGCESCVEVCPSVFSFDDAEGKAYVNEGADAGEDCVEEAIASCPAECITTE, from the coding sequence ATGTCAGAAAAAGTAGTTCTTGATCAGGATGAATGCATTGGCTGTGAAAGCTGTGTTGAAGTTTGCCCCTCAGTTTTTTCATTTGATGACGCTGAAGGGAAGGCATATGTTAATGAAGGTGCAGATGCAGGGGAGGACTGCGTTGAAGAGGCGATTGCTTCATGTCCTGCAGAGTGTATTACTACCGAGTAA
- a CDS encoding cation transporter, translating into MSHDHNHHTGNYNRAFAVGVLLNLIFVAIEAGYGVAAGSLALMADAGHNLSDVLSLLLAWGASWLATKPATGNRTQSSVC; encoded by the coding sequence ATGTCTCACGATCACAACCATCATACAGGTAATTACAATCGCGCCTTTGCGGTTGGTGTCTTGTTGAATCTCATCTTCGTTGCCATTGAAGCGGGCTACGGTGTTGCGGCTGGGTCATTGGCACTGATGGCAGATGCCGGACATAATCTGAGCGATGTGCTCAGTCTGTTGCTTGCCTGGGGTGCGAGTTGGCTTGCTACAAAACCGGCAACGGGAAACAGGACACAGAGTTCTGTATGTTAA
- a CDS encoding type IV pilus twitching motility protein PilT, whose amino-acid sequence MAIIDSYFTQMKERGASDLHMVIGFPPMLRLRGELVPLDEPVLTPESNKKILFEILDEDQQAAIEKNRDFDKAYALEGVGRFRCNLFYQQRGIGAVFRIIPAKILTVDQLNLPDVVRSFAHYQRGMVLVTGPTGSGKSTTMAAIIDLINDTHAKHIITIEDPLEFVHPNKKCIFSQREIGSHALSFGKALSVANREDPDIILVGEMRDLETISLALTCAELGILVFGTLHTNSAAKTIDRIINAFPADEQAQTRTMLADSLKGVIAQQLLKTKDGKGRCAALEILIGSNALASIIREGKINQIESMIQTGTAQGMQTMDQHLQKLIDDDKITVEAAREKAINKSLFPLPDAETED is encoded by the coding sequence ATGGCAATAATTGATTCATACTTCACTCAGATGAAGGAGCGTGGGGCCAGTGACCTGCATATGGTCATTGGTTTTCCACCCATGTTGCGCCTTCGGGGTGAGCTGGTGCCTTTGGATGAACCGGTGCTGACACCGGAAAGCAATAAGAAAATATTGTTCGAGATCCTGGATGAAGACCAGCAGGCCGCTATAGAAAAAAACCGAGATTTCGACAAGGCCTATGCCCTGGAAGGCGTAGGACGTTTTCGTTGTAACCTTTTCTATCAGCAGCGGGGCATTGGTGCGGTTTTTCGGATCATTCCAGCAAAAATTCTGACAGTAGACCAACTCAACCTGCCTGATGTGGTCCGCAGCTTTGCTCATTATCAGCGCGGCATGGTTCTGGTGACCGGCCCCACTGGTAGTGGTAAGTCAACCACGATGGCGGCAATCATTGATCTGATTAATGATACCCACGCCAAACATATCATCACTATTGAAGATCCGCTGGAGTTTGTTCATCCCAATAAAAAATGCATCTTTTCCCAGCGGGAAATCGGCAGCCATGCCCTCAGTTTCGGCAAGGCCCTGTCCGTGGCCAACCGGGAAGACCCGGACATCATTCTGGTCGGCGAGATGCGCGATCTGGAAACCATTTCCCTGGCCCTGACCTGTGCCGAGCTGGGTATCCTGGTCTTCGGGACCCTGCACACCAACAGCGCGGCCAAGACCATTGACCGCATCATCAACGCCTTTCCGGCGGATGAACAGGCCCAGACCCGAACCATGCTGGCCGACTCCCTCAAAGGGGTTATTGCCCAGCAGCTCCTCAAGACCAAGGACGGTAAGGGACGCTGCGCCGCCCTGGAAATCCTCATCGGTTCCAATGCGCTGGCGAGTATCATCCGGGAAGGCAAGATCAATCAGATTGAGTCTATGATCCAGACCGGAACCGCACAAGGTATGCAAACCATGGATCAGCATCTTCAGAAGCTGATTGACGATGATAAGATTACGGTGGAAGCGGCTAGAGAAAAGGCCATTAATAAGAGCCTGTTTCCGCTGCCGGATGCGGAGACTGAGGATTAA
- a CDS encoding DUF1566 domain-containing protein, with amino-acid sequence MHRFTLAAQANETVIDRQIGLMWTRDASLFDFPATWSEALASIQEINKAELYGYRDWRLPNRNELFSLMSHDTINPSLPTGHPFTNVFTGYYWTSSTCARLPDQAWYIHLGGARVFKGMKYDSYMVWPVRTAEGDKKSRLFCTGQKDCFDENGSIIDCHTTGQDGEIQAGLTFSKDRFTENKQTVCDKDTGLIWLRNTNVPQKTMDWSSAFRFIAAMNSETAHGYNDWRVPNIIELESLTDLSQHSPALPDDHLFNDVQEFYWSSSTSMYDKNYAWVLYMVDGAVGVGYKPLSEFYLWPVRGKYDKSKRKGV; translated from the coding sequence ATGCATCGTTTTACACTGGCGGCACAGGCAAATGAAACTGTTATTGATCGACAGATAGGTCTGATGTGGACACGAGATGCCTCTTTGTTTGATTTTCCAGCAACCTGGAGCGAAGCATTGGCTAGCATACAAGAGATCAACAAAGCAGAACTCTATGGTTATCGCGACTGGAGACTCCCGAATCGTAACGAGCTGTTCAGTTTAATGAGTCATGATACCATAAACCCAAGTCTTCCGACCGGCCATCCGTTTACGAATGTGTTTACGGGTTACTACTGGACGTCTTCAACGTGTGCAAGATTGCCTGACCAAGCGTGGTACATTCATTTGGGTGGAGCCAGGGTATTTAAAGGGATGAAATATGATTCCTATATGGTTTGGCCAGTTCGGACAGCAGAAGGCGATAAGAAAAGCAGATTATTTTGTACAGGACAAAAGGACTGTTTTGATGAAAACGGGAGCATTATTGACTGCCATACTACCGGTCAGGACGGTGAAATACAGGCCGGTTTAACGTTTTCCAAGGATCGTTTTACTGAAAATAAACAGACTGTCTGTGACAAGGATACCGGTTTGATATGGTTGAGAAATACAAATGTTCCCCAAAAAACGATGGATTGGAGTTCTGCTTTTCGTTTCATTGCAGCGATGAACAGCGAAACGGCACATGGTTATAATGATTGGCGAGTCCCGAATATTATCGAACTGGAGAGCCTGACAGACCTGAGCCAACATTCACCCGCCTTACCTGATGATCATTTATTCAACGATGTTCAGGAGTTTTATTGGTCTTCAAGCACAAGCATGTATGATAAGAATTATGCGTGGGTACTCTATATGGTAGATGGTGCAGTCGGTGTTGGCTATAAACCATTGTCAGAATTTTATCTTTGGCCCGTAAGAGGAAAATATGACAAATCCAAAAGAAAAGGAGTTTGA
- a CDS encoding type IV pilus twitching motility protein PilT: MAILDKVFKAAMDKKASDVHVLPGEPFMIRRLGTMVRLNSPPLTADNCRKVILEILTPEQRKILGKEMQLDFAYEVKGLGRFRGSAMFHNNGMSCIFRAIPGEIPSFEQLGIPDVMYKILENHQGIVLVTGATGHGKTTTLASMIDYINTHHAHHVLTVEDPIEFIHPLKKGAINQRQLGKDTLSYANALKGALRQDPDVIVIGELRDLDTISLAISASETGHLVIGTLSTSSAPKTVDRIIDSYPPGEQNQIRAMLSESLKAVFTQRLLPAKDGSKMHMAVEVMIGNLSIANLIKDSKTFQIRSTMQMGTKLGMKLMDDSVIELLKEDKISLETAQANVDKKELLKPFMA; this comes from the coding sequence ATGGCGATATTGGATAAGGTCTTCAAAGCAGCAATGGATAAGAAGGCATCGGATGTCCATGTGCTCCCTGGCGAACCATTTATGATTCGCCGCCTCGGCACAATGGTCCGGCTCAACTCCCCCCCCCTAACAGCGGATAATTGCAGAAAGGTTATTCTGGAAATCCTCACCCCGGAACAGCGTAAAATCCTGGGTAAAGAAATGCAGCTGGACTTTGCCTATGAGGTGAAAGGACTGGGCAGATTCAGAGGAAGTGCCATGTTTCATAACAACGGCATGAGCTGTATCTTTCGGGCAATCCCAGGAGAAATCCCTAGCTTTGAGCAATTGGGCATCCCGGATGTTATGTACAAAATCCTGGAAAATCACCAAGGCATCGTCTTGGTTACCGGGGCCACGGGGCACGGCAAGACCACCACCTTGGCTTCCATGATAGATTACATCAACACTCACCACGCGCATCATGTCCTGACAGTTGAAGATCCTATCGAATTTATTCATCCTTTGAAAAAAGGGGCAATTAATCAGCGGCAGCTGGGCAAAGATACCCTCTCCTATGCCAATGCCCTGAAAGGAGCTTTGCGACAGGACCCGGATGTCATTGTCATCGGAGAGCTCCGAGACCTTGACACTATCTCTCTGGCTATCTCCGCCTCGGAAACCGGCCATCTGGTTATCGGCACCCTATCCACTTCCAGTGCCCCGAAAACGGTGGATCGCATTATTGACTCCTACCCCCCAGGCGAGCAGAATCAGATCCGGGCCATGCTCAGCGAATCGCTCAAGGCTGTGTTTACCCAACGACTCCTCCCTGCCAAGGACGGATCGAAAATGCACATGGCTGTAGAGGTTATGATCGGCAATCTCTCCATCGCCAACCTGATTAAGGATAGCAAAACCTTTCAGATCCGCTCGACCATGCAGATGGGAACCAAGCTGGGCATGAAACTGATGGACGATTCGGTGATTGAGCTCCTCAAAGAAGACAAGATCAGTCTGGAAACAGCACAGGCTAATGTGGATAAAAAGGAACTACTCAAGCCCTTTATGGCATAA
- a CDS encoding phospholipase D-like domain-containing protein, producing the protein MRSSAAELPTKGEYSKNRDILVPGTNCWQLDRAEKLAFLIDAEAYFHAFREAAEQARQHIYICGWDIDTRMRLARNRKADSATLQLGPFLSALVEEKKDLQVYILIWDFVRFMGIDREWFSQFKISWKNHGNIHFHMDRLHPVGASVHHKLVVVDDTVACCGGLDLTKARWDTPAHAPDDQRRRTPDGHWYRPHHDVQVLVEGLPAQRLGSYFRDRWQQVTGKRLSSPVPAPQQDNKKNSPWPASVRPDIRCCRTAITRTQPQYEKLPGVYEVEQLYLDSIRSAEKSIYIENQYLTASKVIEALIQRLQEPDGPEIILVLPYTTDGWLSQTTMDTLRDKAIISLREADIYNRLGVFYAYQQGLEGDDTIKIHSKLMIVDNRFIRVGSSNLNNRSMGFDTECDLAVELDGETADEEDTATPAEQLRTTLLAEHLGTTPAAVQQAVQQTGSMLRAITELQGGTRMLKKFNPGVTPSVDFIAEEQQLFDPERPVEPKRFLSPWIPRGQLTGQQLRLLQVAGVL; encoded by the coding sequence ATGCGGTCTTCAGCAGCAGAATTGCCGACAAAAGGCGAATATAGCAAAAACAGGGATATTCTTGTTCCGGGAACAAACTGTTGGCAGCTTGACCGGGCGGAAAAACTTGCCTTTCTTATAGACGCAGAAGCATATTTTCATGCGTTTCGCGAAGCAGCCGAACAGGCCCGGCAGCATATCTATATCTGCGGTTGGGATATTGATACCAGGATGCGGCTGGCGCGGAACCGGAAAGCTGATTCCGCCACTCTTCAGTTAGGTCCTTTTCTGAGCGCCCTTGTTGAAGAAAAAAAAGATTTACAAGTTTATATCCTTATATGGGATTTTGTTCGGTTTATGGGGATCGACCGGGAATGGTTTTCCCAGTTCAAAATCAGTTGGAAAAACCATGGAAATATACATTTTCATATGGATAGGCTTCACCCCGTGGGTGCGTCTGTCCATCATAAACTCGTTGTAGTGGACGATACTGTCGCCTGTTGCGGCGGGCTTGACCTGACAAAGGCACGCTGGGATACGCCTGCCCATGCACCGGATGACCAACGCCGCAGAACGCCGGATGGCCATTGGTACCGCCCTCATCACGATGTTCAGGTGCTGGTTGAAGGCCTCCCTGCCCAACGGCTCGGCAGCTATTTCCGGGACCGCTGGCAGCAGGTGACAGGGAAGCGGCTTTCCTCCCCTGTTCCGGCACCACAGCAAGACAACAAAAAAAACTCTCCCTGGCCTGCATCAGTCCGGCCGGACATACGCTGCTGCCGTACAGCCATTACCCGCACCCAGCCTCAATATGAAAAACTGCCGGGCGTGTACGAGGTGGAGCAGCTCTACCTTGACAGTATCAGGAGCGCGGAAAAATCAATCTACATAGAAAACCAGTACCTGACAGCGTCAAAGGTGATTGAGGCCCTGATTCAAAGGCTGCAGGAACCTGATGGGCCTGAAATTATCCTTGTCCTGCCCTATACCACAGACGGCTGGCTTTCCCAAACGACGATGGATACTCTCCGCGATAAGGCGATCATCTCGCTTCGGGAGGCGGATATCTATAACCGTCTCGGTGTATTTTATGCCTACCAGCAAGGGCTGGAAGGGGATGACACGATCAAAATTCACTCCAAACTGATGATCGTGGACAATCGTTTTATCCGGGTCGGTTCGTCCAATCTCAACAACCGCTCTATGGGATTTGATACGGAATGCGATTTGGCTGTTGAACTTGATGGCGAAACCGCAGATGAAGAAGATACTGCGACCCCGGCGGAACAGCTCCGCACCACCCTGCTTGCGGAACATCTGGGAACAACGCCTGCTGCTGTCCAACAGGCTGTGCAGCAGACCGGTTCCATGCTCCGGGCAATAACTGAACTTCAGGGCGGCACCAGGATGTTGAAAAAATTCAATCCCGGAGTCACACCTTCTGTTGACTTTATTGCTGAAGAACAACAGCTTTTTGATCCGGAACGACCTGTTGAACCGAAACGTTTTCTCAGTCCGTGGATACCCAGAGGTCAGCTGACCGGACAGCAGCTCCGTCTGTTGCAGGTAGCTGGTGTCCTGTAA
- a CDS encoding thiamine pyrophosphate-dependent enzyme produces MSENVFDPHVKDIAWCPGCGNFPIRKIMLEVLQELDLDPVNTVMVSGIGQAAKSPQYIQTNYFNGLHGRALPPATAMKAANPELTVIVESGDGDMYGEGGNHFLHAIRRNPDITAVVHNNMIYGLTKGQASPTTSKGMKTPVQVNGVFLEPFNPIATTIALDASFVARVNALDPGYNKGDHQKGNNAQRVFCCRCFSDLRLL; encoded by the coding sequence ATGAGCGAGAATGTATTTGATCCCCATGTGAAGGATATTGCCTGGTGCCCAGGGTGCGGGAATTTTCCCATCCGTAAGATAATGCTTGAGGTGCTTCAGGAACTGGACCTTGATCCGGTCAACACGGTTATGGTTTCTGGAATCGGTCAGGCAGCCAAATCTCCCCAATATATTCAGACGAATTATTTTAACGGTCTCCACGGCAGGGCATTACCGCCAGCAACAGCCATGAAGGCTGCAAACCCGGAACTGACAGTCATTGTTGAAAGCGGAGACGGTGACATGTACGGAGAAGGAGGAAACCATTTCCTCCATGCAATACGCCGGAATCCTGATATCACGGCTGTTGTTCACAATAATATGATTTACGGTCTGACAAAAGGCCAGGCTTCTCCGACGACGTCAAAAGGGATGAAGACCCCGGTCCAGGTCAATGGTGTTTTTCTTGAACCATTTAATCCGATAGCGACAACAATCGCTCTGGATGCCTCTTTTGTGGCACGAGTGAATGCCCTGGATCCAGGATACAACAAAGGAGATCATCAAAAAGGCAATAATGCACAAAGGGTTTTCTGTTGTAGATGTTTTTCAGATCTGCGTCTCCTTTAA
- a CDS encoding 2-oxoacid:acceptor oxidoreductase subunit alpha, with protein MNRKQLVDEVSIVFSGAAGQGIQSIETILTKLLKREGYHVFSTKEFMSRIRGGINSTSIRVSSGRVNAPTEKADLFLPLIQDTTLHLQDKITEHTVIIGEQSVVQFDDMVDIPFSEIAKRCGNKIYSSSVAVGVIAGILDVSGSTVETTFAKHFKGKDEKIIQENIQAAKEGIKESARIAEYLEVDIEKDASVQDEMLISGTEAVAMGAVAANVRYVASYPMSPATGVLVKLAGWSEQTECIIEQVEDEITAVNMALGAWYAGARAFVTTSGGGLALMSEGISLSGITEIPFVVHVAQRPGPGTGLPTRTEQGDLNLVLYSGHGDFPRIIYAPGTVEEAFYLTNRAFDLADRFQVPVFILTDQYFVDSLCNTPVWDLDKTVSENHFIETAQDYKRYAITESGVSPRGIPGFGQGLVKVDSDEHDEEGLITENLNETRKAMVEKRFFRKSNSVRKEVLEPECFGHKENELLVVSWGSTGNAVRHAFQLLESPPAGMHFSQVWPLPENIEDILSRYTRIAVVENNASAQFATLLKGYAGIPITDNILKFTGLPFFQEEIAREIQSIQ; from the coding sequence ATGAACAGAAAACAACTTGTGGATGAGGTGTCAATTGTTTTCTCCGGAGCAGCTGGTCAGGGGATACAATCAATAGAAACAATCCTGACAAAGCTTTTGAAAAGAGAAGGGTATCATGTTTTTTCAACAAAGGAATTTATGTCACGGATCCGGGGAGGGATCAATTCTACCAGTATCCGGGTTTCATCCGGGAGAGTGAATGCTCCGACAGAAAAAGCTGATCTTTTTCTCCCGCTTATACAGGACACAACCCTGCATCTCCAGGATAAGATAACTGAGCACACTGTAATAATAGGAGAACAATCCGTTGTTCAGTTTGATGACATGGTGGATATTCCGTTTTCTGAGATCGCGAAGCGTTGTGGTAATAAAATCTACTCAAGTTCCGTTGCCGTCGGGGTCATTGCCGGAATTTTAGACGTCAGCGGCAGTACTGTTGAAACGACTTTTGCAAAGCATTTTAAAGGGAAAGATGAAAAGATTATCCAGGAAAATATCCAGGCCGCAAAAGAGGGGATCAAGGAATCTGCCAGGATAGCGGAATACCTGGAGGTCGATATAGAAAAAGATGCATCTGTTCAGGATGAGATGCTGATCAGCGGAACAGAAGCTGTGGCTATGGGCGCGGTTGCGGCAAACGTGCGTTATGTTGCATCGTACCCGATGTCGCCCGCAACCGGGGTGTTGGTCAAACTGGCTGGCTGGTCTGAGCAGACAGAATGTATTATCGAACAGGTTGAAGATGAAATTACGGCCGTGAATATGGCTCTTGGTGCCTGGTATGCCGGTGCCAGAGCGTTTGTCACAACCTCAGGCGGCGGGTTGGCCCTTATGTCGGAAGGAATCAGTTTAAGCGGTATCACAGAAATCCCTTTTGTCGTCCATGTAGCGCAGCGGCCCGGTCCCGGCACAGGGCTGCCTACCCGTACCGAACAGGGTGATCTCAACCTTGTTTTGTACAGCGGGCATGGTGATTTTCCCCGAATTATTTATGCTCCCGGAACTGTTGAAGAGGCTTTTTATCTGACCAACCGGGCTTTTGATCTGGCTGATAGGTTTCAGGTTCCGGTCTTTATCCTGACGGACCAGTATTTTGTTGATTCCTTGTGCAATACACCTGTTTGGGATTTGGACAAGACAGTTTCGGAAAACCATTTTATCGAAACCGCACAAGATTATAAGCGCTATGCCATTACGGAAAGTGGTGTCTCGCCACGGGGCATACCAGGATTCGGCCAAGGGCTTGTCAAGGTAGACAGTGATGAGCACGATGAAGAAGGCCTGATAACAGAAAATCTGAACGAGACCAGGAAGGCTATGGTGGAAAAACGATTTTTCCGCAAATCCAATTCGGTGCGTAAAGAAGTCCTGGAACCTGAGTGTTTTGGTCATAAAGAAAATGAGCTGCTCGTGGTCAGTTGGGGCTCAACAGGAAATGCGGTAAGACATGCGTTTCAACTCCTTGAATCACCACCGGCTGGTATGCATTTTTCCCAGGTTTGGCCGCTACCGGAAAACATAGAAGATATTTTGAGCCGGTATACGCGGATTGCTGTTGTGGAAAATAATGCCTCAGCGCAATTTGCAACCCTGCTCAAGGGCTATGCCGGAATCCCAATTACGGATAATATTCTGAAGTTCACCGGACTGCCGTTTTTCCAGGAAGAGATAGCACGCGAGATTCAATCCATACAATAG
- a CDS encoding DoxX family protein, whose product MAGRTLLSLVFLLSALADKIPHYGQVVARMTSEGVPAPQILLAGAIAFMLLGSVSVIIGYKARLGACLLLIFTLSGTYYFHDYWTFDNPELRAEFFKTFLKNISIIGGLLLVIANGPGPMSLDARKGHDTRGKE is encoded by the coding sequence ATCGCAGGACGCACCCTCCTTTCCCTGGTCTTTCTCCTCAGCGCCCTTGCCGATAAAATCCCCCATTACGGCCAAGTTGTTGCCCGGATGACCTCGGAAGGCGTCCCTGCCCCGCAGATTCTCCTAGCCGGGGCAATTGCCTTTATGCTCCTGGGCAGTGTTTCCGTGATCATAGGTTATAAAGCCCGCCTCGGCGCATGCCTCCTTCTCATCTTCACCCTGTCCGGGACCTACTATTTCCATGATTATTGGACCTTTGACAACCCGGAACTCAGGGCAGAATTCTTCAAGACCTTTCTCAAGAACATCTCTATCATCGGCGGGCTACTTTTAGTGATTGCAAACGGTCCCGGTCCGATGAGCCTTGATGCCCGAAAAGGCCATGACACAAGGGGCAAGGAGTAA
- a CDS encoding iron-containing alcohol dehydrogenase, with product MSCNRCLADPNDYDGRASLMWTATLALNGLTAAGLGRVGFPMHMIEHSLSALYDVPHGAGLSVVIPGWLQWYLGQDPARIARLGRGILPPAEQQELAGQGDTVMAKRTITFLRTWFCKVKSPVSLAELDIPAEDIPRIAENALGLAKVWRLNQYSQEIIEDILGRCA from the coding sequence GTGTCCTGTAACCGTTGTCTTGCTGATCCCAATGATTATGACGGACGAGCCAGCCTGATGTGGACCGCGACTCTGGCTCTGAACGGCCTGACTGCCGCTGGACTTGGACGGGTGGGCTTTCCCATGCATATGATTGAGCATTCCCTGAGTGCCCTCTATGATGTGCCGCACGGGGCTGGTCTTTCCGTGGTTATACCCGGCTGGTTGCAATGGTACTTAGGGCAGGATCCTGCTCGTATTGCCCGTTTGGGCCGGGGAATCCTCCCGCCTGCGGAACAACAGGAGCTGGCAGGGCAGGGGGATACTGTCATGGCGAAGCGGACCATCACCTTTCTCCGTACCTGGTTCTGCAAGGTGAAGAGCCCGGTCTCCCTGGCTGAGTTAGATATCCCGGCAGAGGATATTCCCCGCATTGCAGAGAATGCCCTCGGTCTTGCTAAGGTCTGGCGTTTGAATCAGTACAGCCAGGAGATAATCGAGGATATCCTCGGGCGCTGTGCGTGA
- a CDS encoding SDR family oxidoreductase yields the protein MMDAGSNVLITGGNKGIGLAATERFINAGYKVYVLARDFADFPLRDHSQVEMVEYDLSNIDGIPGLVGQLPAMDILLNNAGVMYALPYQEYPQEKVDQILKINLQAPAALISELAGVMITKGCGRIVNNASIAGEIGHPDIWYGVTKAGLINMTKSFAKILGSQGIVVNAVAAGPVETDMLAVIPEPRKKAIKEAVYTGRFAYAEEVAEAMFWLATDCPEYINGTCIDINNGAFPR from the coding sequence ATGATGGATGCAGGCAGCAATGTCCTGATAACAGGCGGCAATAAGGGGATTGGCCTGGCCGCAACAGAGAGGTTTATCAATGCTGGATATAAGGTATATGTCCTGGCAAGGGATTTTGCAGACTTTCCGCTCCGGGACCATTCCCAGGTTGAGATGGTGGAATATGATCTGAGCAATATCGATGGCATCCCAGGTTTGGTTGGCCAGCTGCCAGCAATGGATATCCTCTTGAATAATGCCGGGGTGATGTATGCCTTGCCCTATCAGGAGTACCCACAGGAGAAGGTTGATCAGATCCTGAAGATTAATCTTCAGGCACCAGCTGCCTTGATCAGCGAATTAGCTGGGGTAATGATTACTAAGGGCTGTGGCCGGATCGTCAATAATGCCTCAATAGCCGGAGAGATTGGGCATCCTGATATTTGGTACGGTGTGACCAAGGCGGGATTGATTAATATGACGAAGAGCTTTGCCAAGATTCTGGGGTCGCAGGGGATTGTCGTGAATGCTGTGGCTGCTGGTCCTGTTGAAACGGATATGCTGGCTGTTATCCCGGAACCGAGAAAAAAGGCGATCAAGGAAGCCGTTTATACGGGACGTTTTGCCTATGCAGAGGAAGTGGCAGAGGCCATGTTCTGGCTGGCAACGGATTGTCCAGAGTATATCAACGGCACCTGTATAGATATCAACAATGGGGCGTTTCCACGGTAA
- a CDS encoding DUF1566 domain-containing protein, translated as MRIYNLFFSLFSLFSVIVTLNSALALQSANCNTAMEPSTPDSNFTDHGDGTVTDNSTGLMWKKCLEGLSGTGCSGTVLTFSWATALQQPALESDTTYTDWRLPNIKELHSIIEESCHTPAINTDIFPGIPSESVVWSSSPYAGVDTQSWNIDFSSGDMDMSPTTNDRTISTYHVRLVRDVTN; from the coding sequence ATGCGTATATACAATCTTTTTTTCTCTCTTTTCTCTCTATTTTCAGTAATTGTTACACTTAATTCAGCCCTTGCGCTCCAGTCTGCAAACTGTAACACGGCCATGGAACCATCAACACCGGACAGCAACTTTACAGATCATGGAGACGGGACAGTAACAGATAATAGTACAGGGCTGATGTGGAAGAAATGCCTTGAAGGGCTTTCCGGTACAGGTTGCTCTGGCACTGTGCTTACCTTTTCCTGGGCAACAGCATTACAGCAACCTGCATTAGAAAGTGATACCACGTATACAGACTGGCGATTACCCAATATTAAAGAACTGCATTCTATCATTGAAGAAAGCTGCCATACTCCGGCAATCAACACAGACATCTTTCCTGGTATACCTTCGGAGTCAGTCGTATGGTCCAGTTCTCCCTATGCCGGTGTTGATACGCAATCGTGGAATATTGATTTTTCTAGCGGTGACATGGATATGAGTCCCACTACCAACGACCGTACAATCAGCACCTACCATGTGCGACTTGTACGGGATGTCACTAACTGA
- a CDS encoding DUF4282 domain-containing protein — protein MRPAILRRPQIACITHSAQPEKSEKKFFGSLFDFSFSGFITTEIVKILYGISIFFAGIFAVMFIVAGFSRSVGSGIGSLFISPVIFFLQVIVSRMWLELVVVIFKIAENTSNMRK, from the coding sequence GTGCGTCCTGCGATATTGAGGAGGCCTCAAATTGCATGTATCACTCATTCTGCTCAGCCTGAAAAGAGCGAGAAAAAGTTTTTCGGCAGCCTCTTTGATTTCTCTTTCTCCGGCTTTATTACGACGGAAATCGTAAAGATTCTTTACGGGATCAGTATATTTTTTGCTGGTATCTTTGCCGTTATGTTCATCGTGGCCGGGTTTTCTAGGTCTGTTGGTTCCGGTATCGGCTCCCTTTTTATCTCACCGGTTATATTCTTCTTGCAGGTCATAGTTTCGAGGATGTGGCTTGAACTAGTGGTTGTTATTTTTAAGATTGCTGAAAACACAAGCAACATGAGGAAATAA